In a genomic window of Streptomyces sp. SJL17-4:
- a CDS encoding sodium-translocating pyrophosphatase, with amino-acid sequence MDPTSLAAAVLTSGNRTIVYVVGAVALAALVVAWLLVRQVLRAGEGTERMREIAAAVQEGANAYLARQLRTLAVFAVVVFCLLMLLPADNWSQRAGRSLFFLVGALFSVVTGYIGMRLAVRANVRVAAAAREATPAEGEPEKNLTEVAHRATRIAFRTGGVVGMCTVGLGLLGAVCVVLVYAADAPKVLEGFGLGAALIAMFMRVGGGIFTKAADVGADLVGKVEQGIPEDDPRNAATIADNVGDNVGDCAGMAADLFESYAVTLVAALILGKAAFGDYGLAFPLIVPAIGVITTVIGIFAVSPRRSDRGGMSAINRGFLVSAVISLAGVAVAAFAYLPSSYAELAGVTEPGIQDHAGDPRVLALVAVALGIVLAALIQQLTGYFTETSRRPVRDIGKSSLTGPATVVLAGVALGMESAVYTALLIGLTVYGAFLLGGTSIMLALFAVALAGTGLLTTVGVIVAMDTFGPVADNAQGIAEMSGDVRGAGAQVLTDLDAVGNTTKAITKGIAIATAVLAASALFGSYRDAIATSVAEVGARADELTLSMDISQPNNLFGLIMGAAVVFLFSGLAINAVSRSAGSVVYEVRRQFREHPGIMNYTEKPEYGRVVDICTKDALRELATPGLLAVMAPIAVGFALGVGALGAYLAGAIGTGALMAVFLANSGGAWDNAKKLVEDGNHGGKGSEAHEATVIGDTVGDPFKDTAGPAINPLLKVMNLVALLIAPAVVRFSYGGDASVGLRVAVAGVAGVVVIAAVRVSKRRSVTVS; translated from the coding sequence ATGGACCCCACTTCTCTCGCCGCGGCGGTGCTCACGAGCGGGAACCGGACGATCGTGTACGTCGTCGGCGCCGTCGCCCTCGCCGCGCTGGTCGTCGCGTGGCTCCTCGTCCGCCAGGTACTCAGGGCCGGTGAGGGCACCGAGCGGATGAGGGAGATCGCCGCCGCGGTGCAGGAGGGGGCCAACGCCTACCTCGCGCGGCAGCTGCGGACCCTCGCCGTCTTCGCGGTAGTCGTGTTCTGCCTGCTGATGCTGCTGCCCGCGGACAACTGGTCGCAGCGCGCCGGACGTTCCCTGTTCTTCCTGGTCGGGGCGTTGTTCTCGGTGGTCACCGGATACATCGGCATGCGGCTCGCCGTACGGGCCAACGTGCGGGTCGCCGCGGCCGCCCGGGAGGCCACGCCGGCCGAGGGCGAACCCGAGAAGAACCTGACGGAGGTGGCGCACCGGGCCACCCGGATCGCGTTCCGTACGGGCGGGGTCGTCGGCATGTGCACGGTCGGCCTGGGGCTGCTCGGGGCGGTGTGCGTCGTGCTCGTCTACGCCGCCGACGCGCCCAAGGTCCTGGAGGGTTTCGGCCTCGGCGCCGCGCTCATCGCCATGTTCATGCGCGTGGGCGGCGGCATCTTCACCAAGGCCGCAGACGTCGGCGCCGACCTGGTCGGCAAGGTCGAGCAGGGGATCCCCGAGGACGACCCGCGCAACGCGGCCACCATCGCCGACAACGTGGGCGACAACGTCGGCGACTGCGCGGGCATGGCGGCCGACCTCTTCGAGTCGTACGCCGTCACCCTGGTCGCCGCACTCATCCTCGGCAAGGCGGCCTTCGGCGACTACGGCCTGGCGTTTCCGCTGATCGTGCCCGCGATCGGCGTGATCACCACGGTGATCGGCATCTTCGCCGTCTCCCCGCGGCGCTCCGACCGCGGCGGGATGAGCGCGATCAACCGCGGATTCCTCGTCTCCGCCGTGATCTCGCTCGCCGGAGTCGCCGTCGCCGCCTTCGCGTACCTGCCCTCCTCCTACGCCGAGCTGGCGGGCGTCACCGAGCCGGGCATCCAGGACCACGCCGGTGATCCGCGGGTCCTCGCCCTGGTCGCCGTCGCCCTCGGCATCGTCCTCGCCGCGCTCATCCAGCAGCTCACCGGCTACTTCACGGAGACGAGCCGCAGGCCGGTCAGGGACATCGGCAAGTCCTCGCTCACCGGCCCCGCGACCGTCGTCCTCGCGGGCGTGGCCCTCGGCATGGAGTCCGCCGTCTACACGGCGCTCCTGATCGGCCTGACCGTGTACGGGGCGTTCCTGCTCGGCGGCACCTCGATCATGCTCGCGCTGTTCGCCGTCGCCCTCGCCGGTACGGGCCTGCTCACCACCGTCGGCGTGATCGTCGCCATGGACACGTTCGGCCCGGTCGCCGACAACGCCCAGGGCATCGCGGAGATGTCCGGGGACGTGCGGGGCGCGGGAGCCCAGGTCCTCACCGACCTGGACGCCGTCGGCAACACGACGAAGGCCATCACCAAGGGCATCGCCATCGCCACCGCCGTCCTCGCGGCCTCGGCGCTCTTCGGCTCGTACCGGGACGCGATCGCCACCTCGGTCGCCGAGGTCGGTGCGAGGGCGGACGAACTGACGCTCTCCATGGACATCTCCCAGCCCAACAACCTCTTCGGCCTCATCATGGGCGCGGCGGTCGTCTTCCTGTTCTCGGGGCTCGCCATCAACGCCGTGTCCCGGTCCGCCGGATCGGTGGTCTACGAGGTGCGACGGCAGTTCCGCGAGCACCCCGGGATCATGAACTACACCGAGAAACCCGAGTACGGACGGGTCGTCGACATCTGCACCAAGGACGCGCTGCGCGAACTCGCCACGCCCGGACTGCTCGCGGTGATGGCTCCGATCGCGGTCGGCTTCGCGCTGGGCGTCGGCGCGCTCGGCGCGTACCTCGCCGGCGCGATCGGTACGGGTGCGCTGATGGCCGTCTTCCTCGCCAACTCCGGTGGCGCCTGGGACAACGCGAAGAAGCTGGTCGAGGACGGGAACCACGGCGGCAAAGGCAGTGAGGCGCACGAGGCGACCGTCATCGGGGACACGGTCGGCGACCCGTTCAAGGACACGGCGGGACCGGCGATCAACCCGCTCCTGAAGGTGATGAACCTGGTGGCGCTGCTCATCGCCCCGGCGGTCGTGCGGTTCAGTTACGGGGGCGACGCCAGCGTCGGTCTGCGGGTGGCGGTCGCGGGGGTCGCGGGGGTCGTGGTCATCGCCGCGGTACGAGTCTCCAAGAGGCGTTCCGTGACCGTGTCCTGA
- a CDS encoding ATP-binding protein, with product MATVELRFSAQPEHVRTARLVAAAVARRAGVDEAVLDEVRLAVGEACTRAVGLHRSNDVTTPIRVVLTEEEKTFSIEVGDEVPGAGVAAADAVGVPGARAAAPAEEFDDADGEDEMGLAVIRGLVDDVEVSAGEDGGTIRMSWPVSSADVLS from the coding sequence ATGGCCACCGTTGAACTCCGCTTCAGCGCTCAGCCCGAGCACGTCCGTACGGCCCGCCTGGTGGCGGCCGCGGTCGCGCGCCGGGCCGGGGTGGACGAGGCGGTCCTCGACGAGGTGCGGCTCGCTGTCGGCGAGGCGTGTACGCGTGCCGTCGGGCTGCACCGCAGCAACGACGTGACGACGCCCATCAGGGTCGTGCTGACCGAGGAGGAGAAGACGTTCTCCATCGAGGTCGGCGACGAGGTCCCGGGTGCGGGGGTCGCGGCGGCCGATGCCGTCGGTGTCCCCGGCGCACGGGCCGCGGCCCCGGCCGAGGAATTCGACGACGCCGACGGTGAGGACGAGATGGGGCTCGCGGTGATCCGCGGGCTCGTCGACGATGTCGAGGTGAGCGCCGGCGAGGACGGCGGCACCATCCGGATGAGCTGGCCGGTGAGTTCGGCGGACGTCCTGTCCTGA
- a CDS encoding small secreted protein, producing the protein MNKKLAAALSGGAVLVLALSGCSDDEGNKVDDWAKTFCDQAKPQIQKRADAHQIIISTAADSKPAEIQAADSKAFQDIADADRALAKAVESAGAPPVENGEKVQQDAIKELNATAVAYEGLKKQVDALDPTNQQKFADGLQGVADGLTKIEKMDQNALSKLEEGELGQAMAKQPGCQKPTASTPPKASGSASPKPGSTASGSSDKGSDSSDSSDSSEPTGKASTKPAKKTSSAKTEE; encoded by the coding sequence GTGAACAAGAAGCTTGCGGCCGCACTGTCCGGCGGCGCGGTACTCGTGCTCGCGCTGTCCGGTTGCAGCGACGACGAGGGCAACAAGGTGGACGACTGGGCGAAGACGTTCTGCGACCAGGCGAAGCCCCAGATCCAGAAGCGGGCCGACGCCCACCAGATCATCATTTCGACGGCGGCGGACAGCAAGCCCGCGGAGATCCAGGCCGCCGACTCGAAGGCGTTCCAGGACATCGCCGACGCCGACCGGGCGCTGGCCAAGGCCGTCGAGAGCGCCGGCGCCCCGCCCGTCGAGAACGGCGAGAAGGTCCAGCAGGACGCGATCAAGGAGCTCAACGCGACCGCGGTGGCCTACGAGGGCCTCAAGAAGCAGGTCGACGCGCTGGACCCGACGAACCAGCAGAAGTTCGCGGACGGCCTCCAGGGTGTCGCCGACGGTCTCACCAAGATCGAGAAGATGGACCAGAACGCCCTGTCCAAGCTGGAGGAGGGCGAGCTGGGCCAGGCGATGGCCAAGCAGCCCGGCTGCCAGAAGCCCACGGCCTCGACCCCGCCGAAGGCCTCCGGATCGGCTTCCCCGAAGCCCGGCTCCACCGCGTCGGGCTCCTCCGACAAGGGCTCGGACTCGTCGGACTCCTCGGACTCCTCCGAGCCCACGGGGAAGGCCTCGACGAAGCCGGCCAAGAAGACCTCGTCGGCCAAGACCGAGGAGTAG